AAGTCTGTCCATTACCTTAAAACTCATCATATCTTCTTTGATTTCTTCTATTGCAGTTAATTGATCTGGGGTTTCATCATAGGGAAATTCTGACTCAAATAATAATTGCCACTCGTCATCTTCAGGATATTTAAATCCCTTAATACTTTCTCTTTCTGAATAAAGTGCAACAAGTTTATCCGCTATGTCCTCAATCCTTTTTTTTGCATAGGCTTTTTTCTTTTCCCATGTTTTTGAACTAATGCTGTCTAACTTTATGTTTTGGATATTATTCCCAATATATTTTTGAATAAGATGTGTTTGCTCAATTGGAATAAACAATTTTTCATTATCGGCATATTCAATCTCAATGTAGTCTTTTTCAAGGAGGCTTGTTTTAATTCTCCTTACCTGTCTAAATATTCCAATTCCATGGTTTATATGTACAACATAACTATTTTTTTCAACTTCAACAAATGAATCAATGATTTTTGTTTTTGATGATTCAAAATTTTTATTTATTTTTTGTTTTCTGTTAAATATGTCAGATTCAAGAATGATAGCTATTTTTTCTTTGTTAATTATGAGTGAACTAGATATCTTTAGAACTTCAATTTTTATCTTCGGAAGATCCTTGAATAGGTATTTTAATTTTTCCCTCTGTGAACTAGATTCTGCTGCGATTATTACTCTAAATCCGTCCTTTATCCAGTCAGTCATTTCATTTTTTGCAAGTGTGATGTTTGAAAAAAAATTAATATTAGTTTCAATTTGAAATTCTATGAATTCTTCCGTTTGAATATCTTCAGGTTTTGAAAAAAAAATATTAGTTTCTAATTTTAAATCCTTTGAGCTTATGAAAATTTCTTTTGGTGCAATTATCTGGCTTCCCGTCTCTATTGCCTGCCTGTGAAGCTTTTCATGCTCTTTGTAAATTTTTTTTATCTCTTCTTGAAAGTTTGCGAGCTCGAAATTGATAATGGGGGTGTCTTTATTGATTTCTCGGCTTAAGTGTGTATCTCCTATTAATGAATAAAAAAGTTCTTCCACTTTAGCACTACGCCTTGTCTTAATGTCTTTAAATAATTCTTTATATTCATCTTCTTTTACCCGTTGTGCTAGCTTGTTTATGTTTGAATCGTTCCATATAATCTCTTTTTTGGGTATGATTTCAAATTCATAAAGTTCATTCCCTTCTTTTAATTGGGTAAGGGGGTTGAATGTTTTTATTTCTTCTATTTTGTCAAGATTGAAGGAAATTCTTACTGGTTCTTTTTTAATAAATGAATATATATCTACTACTTCTCCCTTTATGGTAAATTCTCCGGGTAGTGTGACTCTTGTTGTTTGTTCATAACCTAACTTTATAAGTTTTTTCTCCAATTCCTTTACGTTTACTGTCTCTTCTTTCTGAATTTTATAGATGTTTTTAAGTAGATTTTCTTTATTAGGGATTTTGCCAAGAAGAGATTTTATTACAACAAGATAGATGCCAGGATTATTTGCATAAAAATTGATTAAAAATTTTACTCTTTCGCTAAAGACTTTACTTTTTGAACTGATTCCTTTGTATGCAAGAGAACTGAAGTAATTTAGTTCGTATATTTGGTCTGTGATTTGCAGTAAATCGGATTTGATCTCTTCTGAGGTGTTCTCATCTTTAACTACCAGAATAACGCTCTTGTTCTTGCTGTATTCTTTTATTTTATTTATTAAAAAGGCCTTAAAAAACCCTTCACATCCTACCAATGTAAATGGTGTTTTTCGTTCGCAGAGTTGCTTTACTTTTTCTAAATCATGACTATCTCTTAGCCTGATGGTTAATTCTTTTTCTATATCCATCTTTTACCTTTTTGTTTCTGTAGTTTAGTATAATATTATATATTATAGTTATTATCGGTTTCTTTACGTATAATGTAGGGGGTTTTTGAGGAGTTTATGGAATTTAGAAAGTTGTTTTTGTTTTTGTTTCTTGCTTATGTTCCTGTTATTCTTTTTTCTAGAGATTACAGGGGTCTTGATTTTAAGATAAAGTTTTTCAATCAATCAATCTATCGTATTAATAGTAATATTTCTGTTGAGGTTTCACTTGCTAACTTATCTGATGATTTGATTGCTCTTGAAATGGGGGACATTAATACTTTTGGATTCGATTTCGATGTTACAGATATTACTAATATGAGAGTTAAGAGACCTATTGAATATGTTAAGGATAGATCAAAGAATGTTGCTATTCCTGTTAGAACGCTGACTTTAAGACCTAATGAAAAATTTTCTGTAGTTATGAGCTTAAATCAATTTGTACAATTTGATAAGGATGGAGTTTATTTTATAAAGGGTGTATTCTTCCCAGATATTTCGGATGCGCAAAAACGAATAGAATCTAATGTTGTTACATTATTTTTAAAACCTAGGGTAGATGATGTTGATCAGAAGGTGGATTTTTCCAATATCTCATCCAATCATGAGATACAGGGTGTTTTAAAAAGAGTAAATTTGTCTCCTGATAAGATTGTTGAATATTTGTTTGAGGCATTGCGTCTTGGGAAGAAGGAGAAGTTTTTCTTGTATATTGACATTGAGAGTTTTATTTTAAATGATCAGAATAAAGCATACATCTATGAACAAGAATTAAAGTCAGGTTCTAGTAATATGTTAGAAGAGTATAAAGAGTATTTATGGAGTGGAAATGGTGCTGACATTTCAAGGATTCCTAGTAAATTTTCTATTGTTGAAACGACTTATACAGATACCACGGGGAAGGTGATTGCTGACTTGTATTTTGATGATGGTCATTTTTATATAATCAAACGCTATACCTTTTTCTTCAAGAAGTATGATTTTTATTGGATAATTTATGATTACGCCGTTCAAAATATTGGAGTTAAGGAGAAGTATTAAGCACCTAATTTTTAAGATTAAAGGACTTGGTATTTTTTTGTGGATCATAAGTTCCCTGGGTTTACATGCGAATTTTAAGCATGAGGTGGTTAAAGGGGATACCCTGTATTCTATTTCTCTTAAGTATAGAGTTCCAATAAGAGACCTTAAAAGGGTAAATAGTCTTAGTTCTGATAGTATTAGATTGGGGCTTGTATTAATTATTCCAAAGCTCTCCGATGGGCATGAAATTGTTAAGAAGAACGTTGAAAAGCCTGGTATTAGTAATGATGGTAGTATTGGTTCAAAAATTCATGTTGTAAAAGCTAATGATACTGTTGAGGCAATAGCAAAGCAGTATGGGGTTAAAGAGAAGGAGTTGCTTGCTTGGAATGGTTTAAGTACTAAACCTGTTAAATTTGCCTCTAAGCTAGTTGTAAGTGAGCCTGATTTTTTAAAGCCATATGTAGTTAAGAAAGGTGATTCACTGTCCCAGTTAGCTCTGGATTTTAATATTAGTATCCAAGACATCATAAGATTAAATTCTTTAGAGGATCAAAATTTAATAATCGGGCAGAAATTATATTTAAAGAAGGCCTCTGGTAATATTAATTTTCATTATGTAAAGAGGGGCGAAACTCTTGGTAAGATTGCATATATTTACGGTGTGACCTCAAAGCATCTAGTTAATCTTAATGGAGAGAAGGCAATAAACTTAAAAGCAGATTCCATTTTGGAGGTTTCAAAGACTATTGAAGAGAGTTCGGTAGGCTCTGGGAATGTGAGGCCGGCAATAGAAAAGAGTAGTAAGGATTTTATGTTACATGAGGTATCTGTTGGGGAAACCCTATATAGTATTGCACGTAAATATGGAGTTTTGATTGAAGAACTTAAGAGATGGAATAATTTAAGTGGAAATAATATTTCTTATAAACAAGAACTTAAAATTTACGACAAACAAAAAGAATCTAATGTTGCTAGTAAAGATTTAAGAGATTCTGTGGAACAGATTAGTAACTCTGGAAGTAAAGTTAGAGCTCTTGCAAATGTTCCTTCTACTAAGAATAAAAAGTTGGATTTAAGCTTTTCCAATGTTTTAGATAGGAGGGATTTTTTTGATGTGAGTGCTTTGGTGGTTCTGGATCCTAAAATACCTATATTTGAAGTTAATGGAGATTTTTATTATTGGTATAAACCCAGGAAAATAAGCCAACCAAGTGAATTTTACTCGGAGGATTGGCGCTCGCCTCTTAATGCTTATAAGAAGGCAAGTCAGCTTTTTCAAAGTTTTGAAAGTCTTGTTAAGACCAGACCAGTTAAGAACAATAAGCTTAAAAATAAATTAATAATTATTGACCCTGGCCATGGGGGGCTTGATCCTGGTGCCATTGTTAAGGCAAAAGATGGCCTTGGTAATGAAATTTTTGTTGTTGAAGACGAATATGTTTATGATATTGCCTTAAGGCTTTATGTGTATCTTAAAGAGTATGGAGCTAATGTTGAGCTTACTATTTTAGCTCCCGATCATTTAATTAGAGACAGCGTATCTGCTAATAATACATTTGTTAATGTTAAGAATGAAGTTTATAATGACTATGATTTAAACAAGAATGATACAGTTGATTCTTGGATAAGCGGGACCCAGGAAGGTTTAAAGAAAAGGCTATCCGTTGTTCGTAAATTTGTAAATAAGTATAAAAAGATCGATGAGAAAGATATTCTCTATATTAGCTTACATGCCGATAATAGTGTAGGAGCTCCTCGGAGCATGGGATTTTATTACCAATATGAAGATGGGAAGAGTTCGGATTTGCATTCTAAGGCTGCTATTGAAAAAATCACACAGGGGTTTAAGAGAAGTTTCTATATTAAGGGACAAAATCTTTATGTGCTGAAGAATAATATTGTTAGGACTAAATTTTTGGTTGAAGTTAGAAATTTGGCATTTGATGAAGATGCTTGGGCAATCAGGTTTGCTAAGTTAAGAGACCAAGATTCTAAGATGCTTGCGGATTCTATTTTTAAAATCTTGTCTTAGACTAAATTCGCCATTTTCTGGAAAAAATTGCAATTTAATTGACAAAAAAAAATCAATTTAGGATAATACTTCTAGTGTTTATTCCCCTATAGCTCAGTGGTAGAGCGGGTGGCTGTTAACCACTAGGTCGGAGGTTCAAGTCCTTCTGGGGGAGTTTTGTTTTTTTTGGTGAATTATCTCTTCTATTTCTTCTCGTTTGATTCTAAAATAGTTTATCCTTTCAAGTAGTCTTTTGTTGTTACCATTTCCTAATTGAAAGTGTTGTTGTACCTTCTCTCTTCTTTCCCTAGATTGGCTTCCTGTGAGTCCGAGCTCTATTAAATCACTTAAGGTTAGGCCCTCTTTAGCTCCTCTTGCGTAGAAAGTGGTCACTTTTTTTAAAGCTTTCATTATTTCAAGTCTAGAGGACATCTCAACCTCTTTATTTTCACTTTCAAGAAGAGCATGCTTAATATTGTCCTGATTTGAATACTTTAGCCTTCTGAGTATCTGTTTCCTAATTAAATCTCCTGCCTTATCGCTATCAGTAAAGATAATTATTCCATTTGTTGCTAGTGCTCGCTTTAGTACTTTGATAGTTTCTGTGCTAATGTGAAGTCCACCAGTTTCAATTACAGTACACTCAAATATTTCTTTTAGTCTCCTAGCATCATCTTTACCTTCAACCACAATGATTTCTTTTATTATTTCCAGAATTTAATTCCAATTTTCAAAAAATGATCTGAGCAATTTGATTGCATTTATGTGATCCGATATCGCGATTGTTTCTCTTAAAGAGTGCATTGCCCACATTGGGGTTCCAATGTCTATGGTTTCAATACCTGTTTGAGCGTTTGTAATAGGTCCAATTGTGGTTCCGGCATTAACATTTGCTTTCAATATTATTTCTTGAACTTGAATGTTATTTTTCATGGCCAACGATTTAAGTTTTGCACAGCCATTTGCTGTTGTTGCATATTTAAAATTAGCATTACTTTTAATCGTCACACCTTTCCCTAGGCTTACTTCATACTGTGGGTCGTGTTTATCCGTGTATCCAGGATGCACACCATGCGCAGCGTCCATTGAAATGTGGAATGATTTGTTTAGCTTTATTAAGTGTTCTTCTCTTCCCAAGTTTAAAGCATAATCAATTCTTTCTAATACTTCTGTTAATAGTTGTGAATCAGCTCCTCTTGAAGTTAAAGACCCAATTTCCTCATTGTCGAAAAACACAGCCACTTTGTTTTTATTGTTGTTTGTATGCACGAATGCGTTCATGATGGCGTGACATCCAGATTTGTTATCAAGATTTTTTGATGACAAAAATTCACCTTCACTACCAATGATTTTAGAGGCTTCAGACGCTGTAAAGAGTAGATCACAAGATAGGAAATCTTTCTCCGATATGTTGAGTTTCTCCAGAATTATTTCCTTAATGCTTTTCTGGATGCTAGTAATAACTATAATATTTTCATGGGTATCATACGCAAATCCTTCATTAATCCTGCGGTTTAGGTGAATTGCAACATTTGGTATAATGCCAATGTTTTCGATCGTTATTAGTTCTGAATTAACCATCCCATCTTTATTGAAATACACAACTCCTGCTAGGGTTAAATCTCTGTCAGTCCAAGTTGAAATGATTGGTCCCCCATAAACCTCAATGTGATTTGAAAATACATTCCCTTTATTCTTTATAGACTCTATTTTAAGTTTTAACCCAGGGCTGTCAGAGTGTGCCCCTGCTATTAAAAACGGTTCTTGTATTTTATCGGTATTAATGTTAAATGCAATAAGAGATGTGCCTTCTTTTTTAATGTAGTAACATCCTGTTTTTAAGATCCACTTATCATCAAGTCTTAATTCACTAGCATTAAGGTAATGTACTAATTTTTGTTCAATGTAATTTACTAGATGATATGGGGTTATGCTTGTATCTAATAAATTTCGAAAATATGAAATATCTAAGGTTTGATCATCCATCCGTTGTGTCCTCCTACTGTTTTGGTTTTATTGTCTTTATAGTTTATATATTATTATAATGGTTGGTATGTATATAAAGGAGATTAAATGAAAAATTTTAGTAAATTGTTGCTCATGTCTTTAATTTTTATTTCTTGTACTGCAAATACAACGGTCGATTTAAGAGATAATATGAGTGGAACAGTTTCAGTAGTATTTAATGTTAAGCCGGAGTTTGAAAGAATAAGAAGAGAACTTGTGGCTACCCTTGGGGGCGAGAAAGTAGCTAGAATGCCTCTTTTCCCTGTCGATGAGATAAGAAAGTATTTTAAAGATTTGGGAGAGGATTCGGGTCTAAAGCTTTCAGAGATCAAAGAGAAAGGAGATTCTCTTGAACTTGTTGTTGAGTTTGATAATTTAGGTAAAGTCCTTAAAGATTATTTAGAAAAAGAAACAATGCCACTATTGAAGGTGGAGAACAAAAATGGCAGAAATATTATTGATATTGACATTAATATAAAAAATGTCACAAAAATTATCAACGATAATAAAGAATCAATAAATGATGCTCTTGCAGCACTTCTTCCATCAGAGGAAGTGCCAATGACTGAAAAAGAATACAGAGATGTTTTAGTTTACTTTTTATCAGATTTTACTAGCAAGGCGGGTGAGCTTATAGATAGCTCTAACATTAAACTTAAGATAAAGACTTCAAGAAAGATTAAAGAACAATTCGGATTTAAGCAGACTAGTTTAAATAATCTAGAGTTTAAATTGGACATGATTAAGGGCTTGAGTCTAGAGAAACCAATAAGATTGAGACTAGTTTATTAAACTCCCTTATTATGAAAGGAGGATGGAATCAACCCTCATCTCTTTTCATAAATCCCAGTGATAGCGCTGTTACTACACTTCCTATCAGGATGGATATTATCCACATTAGGGGGTTAGTAGCTATTGGGAGGATGAAAATTCCCCCATGTGGGGCCATGAGTTTTACTTCAAATAGTGCAGATAGAAAGCCGCCTATGGATGAGCCCAGTATGCAGGCAGGTATAACCTTTAAGGGGTCTGCTGCTGCTAATGGGATTACTCCTTCTGTAATAAAACATGCGCCTAGAAAATAGCAAACTTTACCAGTTTCTTTCTCTTCTTTTGAGAACTTGCTGCTGAAAATACTGGTTGCAAGTGCTACTCCAAGAGGGGGGATCATTCCGCCTGCCATTATGCTTGCGTGAGGAATATAATTGTGGGCGGTTATCATTGCAATCCCGAATGCATACGCCGCTTTGTTCACGGGCCCTCCCATATCTACTGCCATCATACCACCTAACAAAGCACCAAGTATTGCCATATTCATACCACTAAGTGTGTTTAGCATATTTGTTATTGATATATTAATAAATGCAATAGGCGCTAGTAAGATATATACCAAAAAACTTGATACTAGTACTGAGAAGAAAGGATAGATTAAAACAGGGTTTATTCCACTTAAAGTTTGAGGTACGATTTTGCGGCTTATTGACTTTACCCCCAGAGTTACATAACCTGCAATAAATCCTGCCAGTATTCCACCAAGGAAACCAGCATCTCCCTTACTCATCATGAGTCCTGTAACCATACCAGGAGCAAGCCCAGGACGCTCTGCTATGCTGAATGAAATGTAGCCGGCAAGTATTGGAATCATTAAGAAAAAGGCATTATTGCCGCCAATTTGCATTAAAATGTCTGCTATCTTATGATAGCTTGGATCACTAGGATCAAATGCTTTAATCCCGAACATGAATGATATTGCAATTATTATACCCCCTGAGACTACAAAGGGAAGCATAAATGAGACACCATTCATTAAATGCTTATACGATCCGTTTGCTTTCATGTTGTGCTCGTTTTTTACTTGCACAAGTTTACTTTCATAAATTTGTGCTTTGTTTTCAAGAATATTTTCAATAAGTTCTTTTGCTTTGTGTATGCCATCTTTCACGCTAACTTCAATTAGTGGTTTGCCATTAAACCTTTCCTTCTGGACAGTTTTTCCAGAAGCAATTATTATGCCCTTTGCTCTTATTATTTCTTCTTCTGTTATTGGATTATCAATCCCACTAGAGCCATTAGTTTCTACTTTTATCTCTACATTTAGTTCAGCAGCGGCACGTCTGAGACTATCAGCTGCCATGTATGTATGAGCAATTCCCACAGGACAAGCCGTTACGGCTAGGATAAAATTCGCAGAGCTAGAGTTATTGGTTGTCTCATTTGTGCTACTACCTAAAAGGATGTTTAAAAACCTATCTTTATCGTCTGTATTCATAATTTCTTCTCTTAAAGCATTATTGTTGAATACGTTATTAAGTGAAGATATTACCTTAATATGAGTATTCCCAGTAATCTCTTCAGGGACAGCCATCATGAAGAATAATTTTGAGAGTTTTGAATCAGAAGCATCAAAATCAAATCCATCGCCTGTAACTCGCAATATGGCGATTCCGTGTTTCTTAACGAAGCTGCCCTTTGCATGTGGCATTGCAATGTGCTCTTCAAGGCCCGTTCCATTTGTTTCTTCTCGTTTTCTTATGTTGTCTATGAAGGTCTTCTTATCCCGCAGGTATCCGTTTTCAAAAAGCATAGATGCCATTTTTTCAATGACATCGTCTTTGCTTTTAGCTTCATAATTCAACAATATTAAGTTTTCAGAGAATAAATGCTTCATAGAAGACTCCTTTACCATAGATGGTATATAATACGTGGTTATAAACTATATAATGATTTAACGATTTTATCTAGTTGCAAGGAGGCTGGTTTGATATATACTCTAACTCTCAATCCTGCTGTTGATTATAAAATAGTTGTGGATGGTTTTCGTGAGGGATGTCTTAATCGCTCTCTTATGAGCAACTTTTTTGCAGGCGGGAAAGGGATAAATGTAAGTAGCGTGCTTAAAAATTTTGGCACAGAAAGCATAGCTTTTGGGTTTGTGGGTGGATTTACTGGTGATTATATAGAGCATTCTCTTGATTTGCTAGGAATAAAGCATGACTTCGTAAGGATAAGAGAGCACACTAGGGTAAATATTAAAATGATGTCTAATAAAGAAGAGACAGAGATTAACGGAAATTCACCTGTAATACTTAAGGATGATTTAAAGCTTTTGATTTCAAAATTGGAACAATTAGATGATGGTATACTGATAATGTCTGGTAGCATTCCAAGATCGATTGGACATAGTGCATATAACGAGATAGGTAAGCACATTTCTGACAAGGTTAGATTGATTGTTGACACCAGTGGGATGGCTTTACAGGAAGCTATAGGACTTAAACCTTTTTTAATAAAGCCGAATATTAGGGAACTTGAGGAGATTTTAGGTATTAAGTTAACTTCTGTTGAAGATATAATCAAGGCTGGGCATAAATTAATAAATGAGGGTATCCAAAATATTATAGTTTCAATGGGATTAGAAGGAGCTGTTTTTGTAGGAGCACAAGACGCTTATTTAGCTATTGTTCCAAGAGCTGATTCCCCCAGTACGATTGGGGCAGGGGATTCTGTTGTAGCCGGATTTGTATATGCTCACCACAACGGGAAATCCTTTTGTGATTCTTTCAAGTTCGGAGTCGCATCAGGTACCGCAACAGCACTAAAGGGACAGCTTTGTAGTCTTGATGATGTTAAAGACGCTTTAAGCAAAATCAGAATCAAGCAGATCTTTCCAAAACTCCCCAAAAACAAAGGAGAACAACAAACCACACGAAGAAAAAAGTGAATGAAGTCCCAAAACATCGGGAGCGACGGGTCTCGAACCCGCGACCTCCTGCGTGACAGGCAGGCGTTCTAACCAACTGAACTACACCCCCAAACACAATACCCTAAAAGTATATTGTTTTTATTTTTCTTTGTCAATTTATTTTAATGTATGTATGTATTCCCATATTTTTGAATCTCTGTCTACTGTTTTTCGGCTAACATTTTTAATGATATCTTGGCTTGATATTATTTTTATGCTTTTCCTAGCTCTAGTTACTGCGGTATAGAGTAGTTCTTTTGTTAAGAAGGGATGATCTTCTATTATGATTACTACACTTTCATATTCAGAACCTTGGCTTTTATGTATTGTTGTAGCAAAGCTAAGTTCATATTTATTTAGTAAGTTAAAATTTATTTTTTTATATTTTTCATTATCTCTTTTAAACAAAGCGTAAATTTTAGAATTTTCTTTAAAGAGAATTCCTCTTTCTCCATTAAATAAATCATTTTTATAGTCATTTTGAGTAATAAGAATTATTTGTCCAACTAAATTACCATGAATTTTTTTTAAATGAGTTTTTATGCTTTCATTTATTCTTTTTGTTCCAAATTTCCCAAGATTTCTTGAGCATAAAATAGTTTTGTTGATTAAAATGTTAAGAATTGATTCTATTTTTTCATCTGTTAATAATTTAAGATTAAAGCCGGATATATTTTCATATAGGGTTGTTGTGTAATTGAGTAATTCATTTTCTATGCTTATTTTGTTTATATCCTTTAAAAGCATGCTGTTACCATTATTAATTTGGGTAAAGATTAAATCTTCGTTTTCTTTATATATTGCTTCTGCTAGCAAGTTAATCTCTTGGTTGCTTCTGAAATTTTTTTTAAGTATTTCTACATTTTCATTGTTTATGTCTTTTATTTTAACAAGACTTGCATACACGTTGCCCCCAGATATTGATGGAAGCTGATTTTTATCCCCTGTTATTATAAGTTTTGTGTTTATATGGACTGCCTTGAGTAACTTTAAGAAAGTGCTTGCATCTACCATAGATGTTTCATCAACTATGATTATGTCAAAATCTAAAGGATTTTTTTCATTGTATTTGTAATCTTTATTGATAAATGAAATTTTTAATAATTTGTGTACCGTACCATATTCTGTTTCAAGATTTTTAAATGTTTCTTTTAAGCTCGATTTCAGCTTTTGACTTGCTTTTCCAGTTGATGCTATGAGTGCTACTTTTTGCTTGGTGTCTAAACCAATATCAATTGCTTTTAGAATGTAACCGATGGTTGTTGTTTTTCCTGTACCAGGACCTCCGCTTAGAATAAAAAAGTTACTTTTTAAAGATTTTCCAATTGAGCTTACTTGCTCTTTGTTTAAGCCTTTAGTATTTAAATTCGTCATGATATTTTGTACTGTCTGTTTGCTAATTTTACTCTTGCTGTTTTTGATTCTTTCGTCTATCTTTTTAATTAATTCTTCTTCTTCCCTGAAATTTTTTTGAGTGTAAATATTAGTATTGCTTTCTAGTATTAAAGGAGTTGTTATTTTTTCATTTAAATTAAGATCTTTTATTATATTGCGTTGCTTTAAACATAATACTATTTCGTTGATTTTGGTTATTCTTGTAAATTGTTTAAGTCCTTCCAGTATTTGTATTGATTTTCTATAAAATTTATCTTCCTCTTCAAGTTCAAGGTAAGCATTCTCTATTGTTTTTGCAATATTGTCTATTAGTAAGCTGATATTAGCTCTTAAATGTCCTTTAGAAAGATAATTGAATAAGAATATTAAAAATATAGTAAGCTCTTCATACATTCCGTCTTTGATGTTACCTATCAGTAGATGTGATTTGTAATAATTTTCTATATTTATATTTAGTATTTCAATTAGTTCACAGATTTTAAGTTCGGGATTTAAGTAATTTCTCTTATTATCTTTTAAGAATTCTCTTAAGACTAGATAATTTCTCATATTTTCCTTTCAATTATTTAAGTTATAACTATCTGCTCCAAGTCTAATTCTTTAAAGTTTGGTAGGGCTGTATAGATTCCATTCTGAGAGTCAGACTGACTTTCTGTTCCCTTCCCAAATGCCCTTGTAAAGAGGTATAGTATCCCTCCGAAGTTTTTATCGTACTCATCCATGTTCTTAAATAGTATTTTTCTTAGCCCCAGTGCATAAATTTTGTATTGTAAATCATAACGTTCTTGTTTCATTACTTCCTTTAAGTTTGCCAGATGATAGTCCCGTATGTTTTGTCCAAGATAATTTGTTTTATAGTCTAGAATGTATACCTTATTATTAATTTTAAAGGTAAGGTCGATTATGCCTTTGATGTATCCGCCTTTCAAATCTAAATTAAGATTTTTGTAATTCAAAAATAGGTTCCTCTCTTCATTAGGTTTGCTATCTATTTTAACTAAAAATTCCATTTCCTTTTGTAATTCCTGAAGATCGCATAACCTTGCGTCAATAAATTTAATTTTTGTGTTCAACATATTGTAAACCATTTGTAAAAGTGCTTCTTGTATTTCAGATGTGTTTAGATTTGAATTGAAATATCTTATCTTTTTTTGTACGAGATTTAGGCTCATTTCTTGAAAAGTTTCAAAAGTGCCTTTTGCAACGCTAAAATCTATGTCTTCCATAATAGCATGCAAAATATTTCCAATATCTTTACCCCTTGGAAGTGTTTCTTTGATAAAATCATCATTAGCATAATCTGCGTCATCTCTTGCGTCTCTATTTGTGTAATATATTGATTTATGAATTGCTGCAAGGCTTGTATAGCTGTGTGTATGTTCTTTTTTAAATAAACTCTTATTTATTGGGGGCGGCGGAATTAATGCTACATTTGTGTTACAGTCCGTATCTAGTTTATTGAATTGATGAGTTTGTAATAAATTGTGTACATTAAAGTCTAGGTTTATACCGGCAATTGTTTTTGTTTCTGCTAGAGCTAGCATTATTTGCGTTATTTTTCCTTTATTGATAATAAATAGTGCAAATCGAGCCCTTGTTGCTCCTACGTAGAAAAGGTTTTTTTCTTCGTTTAAGAATTTAAGTGTAGCAAATTCTTGGTTTTCTTTTAATTTTAAAAAATCATATTCTATTTTGTCTTCAGAACAAAATTTATAGAATGGTTCGGATGGCTTGAGTAAGGTTTTATTTTTATTGTCTTGAGGGTCGCCTATTAGAAATACAATGTTAAGGCTTAGTCCTTTT
The sequence above is drawn from the Borrelia sp. RT5S genome and encodes:
- the pfkB gene encoding 1-phosphofructokinase: MIYTLTLNPAVDYKIVVDGFREGCLNRSLMSNFFAGGKGINVSSVLKNFGTESIAFGFVGGFTGDYIEHSLDLLGIKHDFVRIREHTRVNIKMMSNKEETEINGNSPVILKDDLKLLISKLEQLDDGILIMSGSIPRSIGHSAYNEIGKHISDKVRLIVDTSGMALQEAIGLKPFLIKPNIRELEEILGIKLTSVEDIIKAGHKLINEGIQNIIVSMGLEGAVFVGAQDAYLAIVPRADSPSTIGAGDSVVAGFVYAHHNGKSFCDSFKFGVASGTATALKGQLCSLDDVKDALSKIRIKQIFPKLPKNKGEQQTTRRKK
- a CDS encoding M18 family aminopeptidase; protein product: MDDQTLDISYFRNLLDTSITPYHLVNYIEQKLVHYLNASELRLDDKWILKTGCYYIKKEGTSLIAFNINTDKIQEPFLIAGAHSDSPGLKLKIESIKNKGNVFSNHIEVYGGPIISTWTDRDLTLAGVVYFNKDGMVNSELITIENIGIIPNVAIHLNRRINEGFAYDTHENIIVITSIQKSIKEIILEKLNISEKDFLSCDLLFTASEASKIIGSEGEFLSSKNLDNKSGCHAIMNAFVHTNNNKNKVAVFFDNEEIGSLTSRGADSQLLTEVLERIDYALNLGREEHLIKLNKSFHISMDAAHGVHPGYTDKHDPQYEVSLGKGVTIKSNANFKYATTANGCAKLKSLAMKNNIQVQEIILKANVNAGTTIGPITNAQTGIETIDIGTPMWAMHSLRETIAISDHINAIKLLRSFFENWN
- a CDS encoding fructose-specific PTS transporter subunit EIIC, with product MKHLFSENLILLNYEAKSKDDVIEKMASMLFENGYLRDKKTFIDNIRKREETNGTGLEEHIAMPHAKGSFVKKHGIAILRVTGDGFDFDASDSKLSKLFFMMAVPEEITGNTHIKVISSLNNVFNNNALREEIMNTDDKDRFLNILLGSSTNETTNNSSSANFILAVTACPVGIAHTYMAADSLRRAAAELNVEIKVETNGSSGIDNPITEEEIIRAKGIIIASGKTVQKERFNGKPLIEVSVKDGIHKAKELIENILENKAQIYESKLVQVKNEHNMKANGSYKHLMNGVSFMLPFVVSGGIIIAISFMFGIKAFDPSDPSYHKIADILMQIGGNNAFFLMIPILAGYISFSIAERPGLAPGMVTGLMMSKGDAGFLGGILAGFIAGYVTLGVKSISRKIVPQTLSGINPVLIYPFFSVLVSSFLVYILLAPIAFINISITNMLNTLSGMNMAILGALLGGMMAVDMGGPVNKAAYAFGIAMITAHNYIPHASIMAGGMIPPLGVALATSIFSSKFSKEEKETGKVCYFLGACFITEGVIPLAAADPLKVIPACILGSSIGGFLSALFEVKLMAPHGGIFILPIATNPLMWIISILIGSVVTALSLGFMKRDEG
- the recD gene encoding exodeoxyribonuclease V subunit alpha, which translates into the protein MRNYLVLREFLKDNKRNYLNPELKICELIEILNINIENYYKSHLLIGNIKDGMYEELTIFLIFLFNYLSKGHLRANISLLIDNIAKTIENAYLELEEEDKFYRKSIQILEGLKQFTRITKINEIVLCLKQRNIIKDLNLNEKITTPLILESNTNIYTQKNFREEEELIKKIDERIKNSKSKISKQTVQNIMTNLNTKGLNKEQVSSIGKSLKSNFFILSGGPGTGKTTTIGYILKAIDIGLDTKQKVALIASTGKASQKLKSSLKETFKNLETEYGTVHKLLKISFINKDYKYNEKNPLDFDIIIVDETSMVDASTFLKLLKAVHINTKLIITGDKNQLPSISGGNVYASLVKIKDINNENVEILKKNFRSNQEINLLAEAIYKENEDLIFTQINNGNSMLLKDINKISIENELLNYTTTLYENISGFNLKLLTDEKIESILNILINKTILCSRNLGKFGTKRINESIKTHLKKIHGNLVGQIILITQNDYKNDLFNGERGILFKENSKIYALFKRDNEKYKKINFNLLNKYELSFATTIHKSQGSEYESVVIIIEDHPFLTKELLYTAVTRARKSIKIISSQDIIKNVSRKTVDRDSKIWEYIHTLK